From Selenomonas sp. AB3002, one genomic window encodes:
- a CDS encoding LamG-like jellyroll fold domain-containing protein gives MDIGNKYLRSWLRFDESATKDFIADNQWASTGNPTISATNAISGKALQLDGNSFIKLSGVELGGRPFTIDCIARVDSSSPNNARLFSIINPTNGYFLASVRKSANNSSLFNLWANSYADCSQDYGYNVDNTEPGINTRVHVALVYNPDTYGSASLYLCVNGKVGRLYNIPKYNRDEFDIVIGALPNGNQGLIGSIDEFRIYDGVDLWTSGSNFTPPDASFYNIIEFYPDVIRRAKIPASEWHYENIGEIDTLINTTTAVQLTDLPATKSRTGKAFYQTTQTKIFDVPASKEVWIKFDVYFDGVNRWRAYDISTGSGNATGITAQTDGRISFFNRSTNVYYWSNLAKINSLQTIILHMKADSTNGLIEAYTDNGGLLYAYTGEVNSGTNFGNLYLQSDGSGTFFSSIEISNSPLWFNETFLYLKFDAIRMPKIPATLWQYENAGTITDLINTNTAVQVDNLPQTQSKTGSAFYQTTENIALFDIATGTAEIWIKFDVYSQSYGWKILDYTNYQSNSAIVVGILALCNYTPGTVIRFVNYDGNSYGIIADVSMSVEIDDTLRTFILHMKADSTNGIIELFSDVDGLVYSFNGAVNGGIPFSKIDIVSGVDSGDADLFSNVIISNNPLWFYDNVSADISVSFSADAQREILKSLLLSFDAERQLVGGSIQQNFYADVERVLAISAAFSADVERDICADLSVSFDAERLLQNAVVVYFDAQRNITDEEIWRYENVGLLEGLLNTSNAKQYNNLPVSKSKTGVAFTQFEKTKGTFPIPDTDRVWIKFDVYRENGDAQWTVIDEYSTRFATVIRTDFWDTDDIDIDNTMAAGGSSAIATLENVAKTDGLQTIILHLEADDTDGIIEVYTDDGGLIYSYSGPVHVGMPFKNLVLNSSYLLDSAPYALFSNIVISNGKLDFTDNAHWPDISLTLDIDTQRVLTAQANYTIDAERIVCGNAINVDLQVDAERYLDDYNKNITETFSAERVIINTVEIPIDIQRNLVRNIVVPVYVPPEYNPPSHDTPVFPRPVDNSVIQSCTISMQEQQLTDNISFVYAAHVNIMDAVNLQFLDYIIRGRVEETTTKGILESCHLTCDVDEILYRQLAYEIPENKFEWTAEYLAEINRYNAAHEEQVEKIPSAPASAHITEIASKLGKNVSLQFTDFISTMSTTVQSGSNYSGLISELFGWTSRIPHLMINVYMRNETIYVIQRGQEQNTIVLDNLKLAEPTIKRKLMRMTWGSDPWSKTEVVSRMKEWSEFDEEPYNPPEESEEEEGGGTAKYEDDNLVKETTVEHGEEKVVTTYEYITKGDGQKFLHKETAETYSGGELVDKVVTTHEPVSYTQAHVYSTDDDGVIGGVVTNSNFDDRITPYQQNQIAGGGNSGRSGGIVVSDSDGNKYLLYGIIHHQDKEQIGNRTINGVTLIDTSFPVDGEAMLKSLTDAIVWLDRKTEESITVDVYDYPHVIDFNDKISLGGNIYYLRSNTVTVNEKIRNKQTIEIVRWY, from the coding sequence ATGGATATCGGCAATAAATATCTGCGGTCATGGCTTAGATTTGACGAATCGGCAACAAAAGATTTTATTGCCGATAACCAGTGGGCATCAACGGGGAACCCCACTATTTCCGCTACAAATGCGATTAGTGGCAAGGCGTTGCAATTGGACGGAAATAGCTTTATTAAATTGTCGGGCGTGGAATTAGGCGGAAGACCTTTTACGATTGATTGTATTGCTCGTGTTGATTCTTCATCTCCCAATAATGCTAGATTGTTTTCGATTATTAATCCTACAAATGGTTATTTTCTAGCATCTGTACGCAAGTCCGCAAATAATTCGTCTCTCTTTAATTTGTGGGCAAATAGTTATGCAGATTGTTCGCAGGATTACGGCTACAATGTTGATAATACTGAACCAGGAATAAATACTAGGGTTCACGTAGCTTTGGTTTATAACCCAGATACATACGGTAGTGCGTCTTTATATCTCTGTGTAAATGGCAAGGTCGGAAGATTATACAATATTCCAAAATATAATAGAGATGAATTCGATATTGTCATCGGCGCACTGCCGAATGGAAATCAAGGGCTAATTGGTTCAATTGACGAATTCCGCATTTATGATGGCGTTGATTTATGGACATCAGGCAGTAATTTCACGCCACCTGATGCATCTTTTTATAATATTATTGAGTTTTACCCCGACGTTATTAGACGGGCAAAAATCCCTGCTAGCGAGTGGCATTATGAAAATATCGGGGAAATTGATACGCTGATAAATACAACCACGGCGGTGCAATTAACAGATTTACCAGCGACTAAAAGCAGGACGGGCAAGGCATTTTATCAGACCACGCAGACGAAAATTTTTGATGTGCCCGCGTCGAAAGAAGTCTGGATTAAATTCGATGTTTATTTTGATGGGGTGAACCGTTGGCGGGCGTATGACATTTCTACGGGTAGCGGGAACGCTACGGGTATTACTGCTCAGACGGATGGCCGCATTTCGTTTTTTAACCGTAGTACGAATGTGTATTATTGGTCAAACTTGGCAAAAATCAATTCGCTTCAGACAATCATCCTGCACATGAAAGCCGATTCGACGAACGGCTTAATCGAAGCATACACGGACAATGGCGGCTTGTTGTACGCGTATACAGGGGAAGTTAATAGCGGCACGAATTTCGGCAATTTATATTTGCAATCAGACGGTAGCGGAACATTTTTTTCGAGCATTGAAATTTCAAATTCGCCGTTGTGGTTTAACGAGACATTTCTTTATTTAAAATTTGACGCTATCCGAATGCCAAAAATTCCCGCGACTTTATGGCAGTATGAAAACGCGGGTACGATTACAGATTTAATTAATACTAACACCGCCGTACAGGTGGACAACCTTCCGCAAACTCAAAGCAAAACAGGTTCGGCGTTTTATCAGACGACGGAAAATATAGCGCTGTTTGATATTGCCACGGGAACAGCGGAAATCTGGATAAAATTCGACGTTTATTCACAATCCTACGGATGGAAAATTCTTGATTACACAAATTACCAAAGCAATTCAGCTATAGTCGTCGGGATTCTCGCATTGTGTAACTATACCCCTGGCACGGTTATTCGGTTTGTTAACTACGACGGGAACAGTTACGGCATTATTGCGGATGTGTCAATGTCGGTTGAAATTGACGACACCCTTCGCACGTTTATTTTGCACATGAAGGCCGATTCAACAAACGGAATTATTGAATTGTTCTCGGATGTTGACGGGCTTGTGTATTCTTTTAATGGCGCAGTAAACGGCGGGATTCCTTTTTCTAAAATTGACATTGTTTCTGGCGTTGACAGTGGTGACGCAGACTTATTTTCTAATGTCATTATTTCGAATAATCCGCTCTGGTTTTATGATAACGTTTCTGCCGATATATCTGTTAGCTTCTCAGCAGATGCACAGCGCGAAATTTTAAAAAGTCTGTTACTGTCTTTTGATGCCGAAAGACAGCTTGTTGGCGGTTCAATCCAGCAGAATTTTTATGCGGATGTTGAAAGAGTATTAGCTATAAGCGCCGCTTTTTCGGCTGATGTTGAGCGCGATATTTGTGCAGATTTATCGGTTAGTTTTGATGCTGAAAGATTGCTTCAGAACGCTGTTGTTGTGTATTTCGATGCGCAAAGAAATATTACCGACGAGGAAATCTGGCGTTATGAAAATGTAGGTTTGCTTGAAGGGTTGCTGAATACATCAAACGCCAAACAATATAACAACCTCCCCGTCAGTAAAAGTAAAACTGGCGTAGCCTTTACGCAGTTTGAGAAAACAAAAGGGACTTTTCCTATCCCCGATACCGACAGAGTTTGGATAAAATTCGACGTGTATCGTGAAAATGGTGATGCTCAATGGACTGTTATTGATGAATACTCGACTAGATTTGCGACGGTAATTAGAACAGATTTCTGGGATACGGACGATATTGATATAGACAACACTATGGCCGCGGGCGGTTCATCAGCTATTGCAACACTAGAGAACGTTGCGAAAACGGATGGATTGCAGACTATTATTTTGCATCTGGAAGCTGACGACACCGATGGCATCATCGAAGTTTATACCGATGATGGTGGCTTGATTTATTCGTATAGCGGCCCTGTTCATGTGGGAATGCCGTTCAAAAATCTCGTGCTTAATTCGAGTTATTTGCTCGATAGTGCGCCTTATGCGTTATTTTCAAATATCGTTATATCGAACGGCAAGTTAGATTTTACGGATAATGCGCATTGGCCAGACATTTCCCTAACGCTTGATATCGATACGCAACGCGTATTAACGGCGCAGGCGAATTATACAATAGACGCGGAAAGGATTGTTTGCGGTAATGCTATAAACGTAGATTTGCAGGTCGATGCAGAAAGGTATCTTGACGACTATAATAAAAACATTACCGAAACATTCTCAGCGGAAAGAGTAATAATTAACACGGTGGAAATTCCGATTGATATTCAGCGGAATCTTGTACGGAATATTGTTGTCCCTGTGTATGTACCGCCAGAGTATAATCCACCGTCTCACGACACGCCAGTTTTCCCACGCCCCGTAGACAATTCGGTTATTCAGAGTTGCACTATTTCGATGCAAGAACAGCAATTGACGGATAATATTTCTTTTGTTTATGCGGCTCACGTAAACATCATGGATGCGGTCAATCTGCAATTTCTTGATTATATTATTCGCGGGCGGGTGGAGGAAACGACGACAAAAGGCATTTTGGAATCTTGCCATTTAACGTGCGATGTTGACGAGATATTATATCGGCAGTTGGCGTATGAAATCCCCGAAAATAAGTTTGAGTGGACGGCGGAGTATTTAGCGGAAATTAACAGATACAATGCCGCGCATGAGGAACAAGTCGAGAAAATTCCGTCCGCGCCCGCAAGTGCTCATATTACGGAAATAGCAAGTAAACTAGGGAAAAATGTTTCTTTACAGTTTACTGATTTTATATCTACTATGAGCACAACCGTACAATCTGGCTCGAATTATTCTGGATTGATTTCGGAGCTTTTTGGATGGACTTCACGAATCCCGCATTTAATGATTAACGTGTATATGCGAAACGAAACTATTTACGTTATTCAGCGCGGGCAGGAACAAAATACGATTGTTCTGGATAATTTAAAATTAGCCGAGCCGACAATAAAAAGAAAGCTCATGCGCATGACATGGGGGAGCGACCCGTGGAGCAAAACGGAAGTCGTTTCACGCATGAAAGAATGGAGTGAGTTCGATGAAGAACCATATAACCCACCCGAAGAAAGTGAGGAGGAAGAAGGCGGGGGGACGGCAAAATACGAGGATGATAATTTAGTAAAAGAGACTACAGTAGAGCACGGAGAGGAAAAAGTCGTCACGACGTATGAATACATCACAAAAGGCGATGGGCAAAAATTCTTGCATAAGGAGACGGCGGAAACGTATAGCGGCGGTGAATTGGTCGATAAGGTCGTTACAACTCACGAGCCCGTAAGCTATACTCAAGCGCACGTTTATAGCACCGACGACGACGGCGTTATTGGTGGCGTCGTCACTAATTCTAATTTTGATGACCGTATAACGCCGTATCAGCAAAATCAAATTGCAGGCGGGGGTAATTCTGGGCGTAGTGGCGGAATTGTTGTCAGTGATAGCGATGGCAATAAATATTTATTGTACGGAATTATTCATCACCAGGATAAAGAGCAAATCGGAAACCGTACAATAAACGGTGTGACGCTCATAGACACATCGTTCCCCGTTGACGGTGAAGCCATGCTGAAATCATTGACGGATGCGATTGTTTGGCTCGACCGCAAAACCGAAGAATCAATCACTGTTGACGTTTATGATTATCCGCACGTGATTGATTTCAATGATAAAATTTCCCTGGGCGGAAATATTTATTATTTGCGGTCTAATACGGTAACTGTAAACGAGAAAATCAGAAATAAACAGACAATCGAAATCGTGAGGTGGTATTAA
- a CDS encoding major tail protein produces MATVGLKNLYYAPVSADTSSGATYGAMKKIAGAIQVDINPSVTFNTLYGDDAPFATDSSMTEISVTIETADMPLEDVAALLGHTVNSTTKQLEAKASDTAPYVGLAFEAKKHNGNTRYVKLLKGRFSPTQETIQTKGESVQFTTPKLEGRFVAREYDGAWKRIVDSDNSESATLISGWYSAMEPS; encoded by the coding sequence ATGGCAACAGTAGGACTTAAAAATCTGTATTATGCTCCCGTTTCCGCGGACACTTCATCTGGCGCAACTTACGGCGCGATGAAGAAGATTGCGGGCGCAATACAGGTCGATATCAACCCGTCCGTAACGTTTAACACACTTTACGGCGATGATGCACCTTTCGCAACTGATTCCAGTATGACGGAAATCTCTGTTACTATCGAGACGGCGGATATGCCGCTGGAAGATGTTGCGGCATTGCTCGGGCATACTGTCAACAGTACGACGAAACAGTTGGAGGCAAAGGCATCTGACACCGCGCCTTATGTCGGCCTGGCGTTTGAAGCGAAGAAACATAACGGCAACACCCGTTATGTAAAACTGCTGAAAGGCAGATTTTCCCCGACGCAGGAAACTATCCAGACCAAAGGCGAAAGCGTTCAGTTTACGACCCCGAAGCTCGAAGGGCGGTTCGTGGCTCGTGAATACGACGGCGCATGGAAGCGAATTGTTGATAGCGACAATTCCGAAAGTGCGACACTTATTTCGGGCTGGTATTCCGCAATGGAACCGAGCTAA
- a CDS encoding DUF3168 domain-containing protein: MVLETRVYAGLSGDTALTALLANGADSIFHLQAPSDKITRYPALVYKPISDVPALAGDDVELTHRVTFRIHILTRDGQYGAIYRHVNRIMQGIGFARVQAMPYVENGEKILIIDYRIGVSAEWQQ; this comes from the coding sequence ATGGTGCTAGAAACGCGGGTTTATGCGGGATTAAGCGGCGATACCGCCTTAACTGCATTGCTTGCAAATGGTGCTGATTCGATTTTCCATCTACAAGCACCGAGCGACAAAATAACACGTTATCCCGCCTTGGTTTATAAGCCGATTTCTGACGTTCCTGCTTTAGCTGGCGATGATGTCGAATTAACTCATAGAGTTACATTCCGCATACACATATTGACCCGCGATGGGCAGTATGGCGCGATTTATCGTCATGTAAATAGGATTATGCAGGGCATTGGTTTCGCCCGCGTACAGGCGATGCCATACGTTGAGAACGGCGAAAAAATATTGATTATAGATTACAGAATAGGGGTGAGTGCAGAATGGCAACAGTAG
- a CDS encoding HK97 gp10 family phage protein, with protein sequence MARRKRNNYKAKSFSRGGITTGQTEKHLKDLGEHVLKAAKDALAECAEKVVNDAKKNCPVYEGHKKENGKNYFAKGVQPGALRDSIKAEPNDKKTVYQISANAKSEDGFLYGQIVEFSPRVNHPFLYPALEENKAYVQKYISEAIQAAIKRGG encoded by the coding sequence ATGGCGCGGCGCAAACGCAATAACTACAAAGCTAAGAGCTTTTCGCGCGGTGGCATCACGACAGGGCAAACAGAAAAGCATCTGAAAGACCTAGGCGAGCACGTTTTGAAGGCGGCGAAGGATGCGCTTGCCGAATGTGCCGAAAAAGTTGTCAATGATGCGAAAAAGAATTGCCCAGTTTATGAGGGTCATAAAAAAGAAAACGGAAAGAATTATTTCGCAAAAGGCGTACAGCCTGGGGCGTTGAGAGATTCGATTAAGGCCGAGCCGAATGACAAAAAAACTGTCTATCAAATCTCAGCAAATGCGAAATCCGAAGATGGATTTCTTTACGGTCAAATCGTTGAATTTTCGCCCCGTGTGAATCATCCGTTTTTATATCCCGCGCTTGAGGAAAACAAGGCTTATGTGCAAAAATACATTTCCGAAGCCATACAAGCCGCAATAAAAAGGGGGGGATAA
- a CDS encoding phage head closure protein, which translates to MINTGSILKTTIDDLTERIKIISFVNFRNAQGDILASEERVRGEMWAKVLPLSNPISDGGIERKSEIHYRVVVRYRDDILPDDLLEWRGKRLRITATPYDAESRKIWTVLDCVEVVQDGAAQTQ; encoded by the coding sequence ATGATTAACACGGGCAGTATTTTAAAAACCACGATTGATGATTTGACGGAGCGTATAAAGATTATTTCGTTTGTGAATTTCCGAAACGCTCAAGGAGACATCCTTGCCAGCGAGGAGCGTGTTCGGGGGGAAATGTGGGCGAAGGTTTTGCCCCTTTCTAATCCTATTTCAGACGGAGGAATCGAGCGAAAATCAGAGATTCATTATCGCGTGGTTGTGCGGTATCGTGACGATATTCTTCCCGACGATTTGCTGGAATGGCGCGGGAAAAGGTTGCGCATAACGGCAACGCCGTATGACGCGGAATCCCGCAAAATCTGGACGGTTTTAGATTGCGTTGAGGTGGTGCAAGATGGCGCGGCGCAAACGCAATAA
- a CDS encoding head-tail connector protein yields MAVTLAQVKDYLRIDADHENALLGTFMAAADSYLVAAVDGFTDKLSDTDFASKADMVKLALVSEMYRNRDPSNDQRTSFPYYIQSMIAQLQYWGDVVTEENSS; encoded by the coding sequence ATGGCTGTTACACTTGCGCAAGTTAAAGATTATTTGCGTATTGACGCAGACCATGAGAACGCCTTGCTCGGAACATTTATGGCGGCGGCTGATTCATATCTGGTTGCCGCCGTAGATGGTTTTACCGACAAATTGAGCGATACAGATTTCGCATCAAAGGCGGACATGGTAAAACTTGCGTTGGTGTCAGAAATGTACCGAAACCGCGACCCTAGCAACGACCAACGGACGTCATTCCCGTACTATATTCAATCCATGATTGCGCAGTTGCAATACTGGGGCGATGTTGTCACGGAGGAAAATTCGTCATGA
- a CDS encoding phage major capsid protein, with product MKKSDEMRKEIDALSAKISDLKNKEEFAEAAKWAGELNVLVDEYKAAKALEAEDIATVAKGTPAPTSNLPENELARRAFNKLVLHGGEGLTDEEKAAYKNVTNTSGNPGTPGQIEAVSSRGGYLVPTEQWMQIQDKRNEFTQLRDYITVRQTPYTSGKWPTISDQNLVFTAFDELTDIAEDDVAFGQANYTVEDKGLIIPVSNQIIDDASADIVDICGRELALAAVRSENAAVLGHLGTLAGTNGANATTISTHKALNEALFKNLPRKFYNNAKIYTNQSGFLFLANLDDGNNRPLLVPDVTAPDKYMYRGKEIVIVEDSLLENWSVTASSTTTEYAPFYIGNLAAYVWMFEKQGLELSISTEYLWRKYGTALRGVIRFGTVVYDSTAMVARKVALS from the coding sequence ATGAAAAAATCCGATGAAATGAGGAAGGAAATCGATGCCCTTTCCGCGAAGATTTCCGACCTTAAAAACAAAGAGGAATTTGCCGAAGCCGCAAAATGGGCGGGCGAATTGAACGTCCTTGTCGATGAATACAAGGCCGCAAAAGCCCTCGAAGCCGAGGACATTGCAACCGTGGCAAAGGGCACACCTGCCCCCACCAGCAACCTGCCCGAAAACGAACTTGCTAGGCGTGCATTTAACAAGCTCGTTTTGCATGGCGGCGAAGGTCTTACCGACGAGGAAAAGGCCGCTTATAAGAATGTCACGAACACCAGTGGCAACCCTGGCACGCCTGGGCAGATTGAAGCAGTTTCCAGCCGCGGCGGGTATCTTGTCCCGACCGAACAGTGGATGCAGATTCAGGACAAGCGGAACGAATTTACTCAGCTTCGCGACTACATTACCGTCCGCCAGACCCCGTATACTTCGGGCAAATGGCCGACCATTTCCGACCAGAATCTCGTCTTTACGGCGTTCGATGAACTGACGGACATTGCCGAGGATGATGTGGCGTTTGGGCAGGCAAATTATACGGTCGAAGATAAGGGATTGATTATCCCCGTATCTAATCAGATTATTGATGATGCGTCCGCGGATATTGTGGACATTTGCGGGCGTGAATTGGCTCTCGCCGCTGTCCGTTCTGAGAATGCCGCCGTCCTGGGGCATCTGGGAACATTGGCAGGCACTAATGGCGCAAATGCGACCACGATTTCCACGCATAAAGCACTTAACGAAGCGTTGTTTAAAAACCTGCCCCGCAAGTTTTACAATAACGCAAAAATCTACACGAACCAGAGCGGTTTCCTGTTCCTCGCCAATCTGGACGACGGCAACAATCGCCCCCTGCTCGTCCCCGATGTTACCGCGCCCGATAAGTATATGTACCGCGGCAAGGAAATCGTCATCGTCGAAGATTCCTTGCTTGAAAATTGGAGCGTAACCGCCAGCAGTACGACCACGGAATATGCACCCTTCTACATCGGCAACCTTGCGGCCTACGTCTGGATGTTCGAGAAGCAGGGACTTGAACTTTCGATTTCCACCGAATACCTGTGGCGGAAATATGGCACGGCTCTCCGCGGCGTGATTCGTTTCGGCACTGTTGTCTATGACAGCACCGCAATGGTCGCCCGCAAAGTTGCATTGTCTTAA
- a CDS encoding head maturation protease, ClpP-related — translation MLKIKNQTDKSAEIYISGDIVDDVAGDSLAFWGVEKGYEWPAKIRQQLDELKGKDLTIYINSDGGMIGAGVAMANMIARHDGHTKAVVDGWCCSIATQIFFAADEREMPENAYLMIHKPSVGVNGNAFDLRKTAEILDTLQEGLETTYRKAAKEGITNERISDMVNEETWLTGKEAAEIFDIIVTGASEAVACAGKKFVNFSKAPKDLRFSPRDKPATAVNKVVDTVDNTANICRIETALAIAKGALAE, via the coding sequence ATGCTCAAAATCAAGAATCAGACGGATAAATCCGCTGAAATTTACATCAGCGGCGATATTGTTGATGATGTGGCAGGGGATTCCTTGGCGTTTTGGGGCGTCGAAAAAGGCTATGAATGGCCTGCGAAAATCCGTCAACAGCTTGACGAACTGAAAGGCAAAGATTTAACTATCTACATCAATTCTGATGGTGGTATGATTGGCGCAGGCGTGGCTATGGCGAACATGATTGCACGTCACGACGGGCACACAAAAGCGGTTGTTGACGGCTGGTGTTGTAGTATTGCGACCCAGATTTTCTTCGCGGCAGACGAACGGGAAATGCCCGAGAATGCGTATTTGATGATTCACAAACCGTCCGTCGGTGTAAATGGCAATGCGTTTGATTTGCGCAAAACCGCGGAGATTTTGGACACGTTGCAGGAAGGTCTGGAAACGACTTATCGCAAGGCGGCAAAAGAGGGAATCACAAACGAAAGAATTTCCGACATGGTAAACGAAGAAACCTGGCTGACGGGCAAAGAAGCCGCGGAAATTTTTGATATAATTGTAACAGGTGCTTCGGAAGCAGTTGCTTGCGCGGGCAAGAAGTTTGTAAACTTCAGCAAAGCACCGAAGGATTTGCGTTTCTCGCCGCGTGATAAGCCCGCCACGGCGGTTAATAAAGTTGTCGATACTGTGGATAACACAGCTAATATATGCCGTATAGAAACGGCTCTCGCTATTGCGAAAGGAGCGTTAGCAGAATGA
- a CDS encoding phage portal protein has translation MEFWNRLKSAFKNDAQTTYRMSDIIELFSGKAGTYTADISEVTYFTCMKVLSESLGKIPVYLMDSNKNRVQHDTMYALGISPNAVMTPLQFFTTMEYFRNHYGNAYAYTEREKGKLKGLHILDPRRMQVWVNNLDEFPLWRYYYKYDYNGHEYFIHPEDIIHVRSWITENTGLVGKSVREILADSMAGNKESQTYLNDLYKNGMTASAVVKYIGDLSEQKRQKVIDVIETQISRSKTKMFSIPFGWDVQPLNMKLTDSQFYELKKYNALQIAAAFGLSPDHLNDYTKSSYNNSAMQNLQFYVNTLLYNITIYEQEMNRKLLTRREQDAGLGYKFNVWTILRGDPQQQADVLQKMTQSAIYSVNEARNKLDLPPCENGDVHMVNGSYVKLEEIGKAYANREGGEVDAQNQESDG, from the coding sequence ATGGAGTTTTGGAACAGGCTGAAAAGTGCGTTCAAAAATGACGCCCAAACGACCTACAGAATGAGCGATATTATTGAACTTTTCAGCGGTAAAGCGGGGACTTATACGGCGGACATAAGCGAAGTAACATATTTTACCTGCATGAAAGTTTTGTCGGAATCTCTCGGGAAAATCCCCGTCTATTTGATGGATTCAAACAAAAATCGCGTCCAGCACGACACCATGTATGCGCTAGGAATTTCCCCGAATGCGGTAATGACCCCGTTGCAATTCTTCACGACGATGGAATATTTTCGGAATCATTACGGCAATGCCTATGCTTATACTGAGCGCGAAAAAGGCAAGCTAAAAGGGTTGCATATTCTCGACCCCAGGCGAATGCAAGTTTGGGTGAATAATCTTGACGAATTTCCGTTGTGGCGTTATTACTATAAATACGACTATAACGGGCATGAGTATTTTATACATCCCGAGGACATTATTCATGTGAGGTCATGGATAACGGAAAATACGGGGCTTGTTGGTAAATCTGTTCGGGAAATTCTTGCTGATTCAATGGCGGGGAATAAAGAAAGTCAGACATATTTAAACGACCTTTATAAAAACGGAATGACAGCATCCGCGGTGGTTAAATATATTGGCGACCTGTCCGAGCAGAAGCGTCAAAAAGTCATTGATGTAATAGAAACGCAAATCAGTAGAAGTAAAACAAAAATGTTTTCAATTCCGTTCGGGTGGGACGTGCAACCGCTCAATATGAAACTGACTGATTCGCAGTTTTACGAGCTAAAAAAATACAATGCCTTGCAGATTGCGGCGGCGTTTGGGTTGTCGCCCGACCATTTAAATGACTATACAAAATCGAGCTATAACAATAGCGCGATGCAGAATCTACAATTTTACGTCAACACGCTCCTGTATAACATCACGATTTACGAGCAGGAAATGAACCGAAAACTACTCACTAGGCGGGAGCAGGATGCGGGTTTGGGCTACAAGTTTAACGTGTGGACTATTCTGCGCGGCGACCCGCAACAGCAGGCAGACGTCTTGCAGAAAATGACCCAAAGCGCAATTTATTCCGTGAATGAAGCCCGTAATAAATTGGATTTGCCACCGTGCGAAAACGGCGATGTCCACATGGTAAATGGTTCTTATGTAAAACTCGAAGAAATTGGGAAAGCGTATGCGAATAGAGAAGGGGGCGAAGTAGATGCTCAAAATCAAGAATCAGACGGATAA